From Bacillus sp. FSL K6-3431, the proteins below share one genomic window:
- a CDS encoding ABC transporter permease, which yields MEVIQISQPTIQGAKGTEVIIRKKSPLRRMKKHWQLYFLVAIPLIFLITFKYIPMAGIVIAFKDYSVVKGIAASDWVGLKYFKYFFDSPNFTLLIKNTLGLSIYGLIVGFICPIILALALNEVQNVRFKKLVQTVTYAPYFISTVIMVSIIILFLSPSAGLFNNILGLFGMEANNFLGNPAYFKSIYVWSDVWQNTGYATIIYLAALAGVDTELYEAAKVDGASRIQKIMNVDLPGILPIIIVLLILNIGNIMALGFEKIYLLQNPLNINSSEVIATYVYKVGLLGANFSFAAAVGLFNSIVNFVLIISANSISKRFSSSSLW from the coding sequence ATGGAAGTGATACAAATTAGTCAGCCGACTATTCAAGGTGCAAAGGGAACAGAAGTTATTATTAGAAAAAAGTCGCCTTTAAGGAGAATGAAAAAACACTGGCAACTATATTTTTTAGTCGCGATCCCATTAATTTTTTTAATTACATTCAAGTATATTCCTATGGCTGGAATTGTGATTGCATTTAAGGATTATAGTGTTGTAAAGGGGATTGCCGCAAGTGATTGGGTCGGTCTTAAGTATTTCAAGTACTTTTTCGACAGCCCGAATTTTACTCTATTAATAAAAAATACACTTGGTTTAAGTATCTATGGTTTAATCGTCGGATTTATTTGTCCGATCATTTTGGCACTAGCACTAAATGAGGTGCAGAATGTTCGCTTTAAAAAACTTGTGCAAACAGTTACATATGCACCATATTTTATATCTACTGTAATCATGGTGTCGATAATTATCTTATTTTTATCGCCTTCGGCGGGACTGTTTAATAATATTCTCGGTTTATTTGGAATGGAAGCTAATAACTTTTTAGGCAACCCAGCGTATTTCAAATCGATTTATGTTTGGTCAGATGTGTGGCAAAACACCGGGTATGCAACGATTATTTATTTAGCTGCATTAGCAGGAGTAGATACAGAATTGTATGAAGCCGCTAAGGTGGATGGTGCGAGTAGAATACAAAAGATAATGAATGTTGATTTACCAGGAATATTGCCAATTATTATCGTTTTATTAATATTAAATATTGGAAATATTATGGCCTTGGGATTTGAAAAAATCTATTTATTGCAAAATCCATTAAATATCAATTCCTCAGAAGTGATAGCAACATATGTGTATAAAGTTGGATTGCTTGGAGCGAACTTTAGTTTCGCAGCAGCAGTTGGTTTATTTAATTCAATTGTTAATTTTGTCTTAATTATTTCAGCTAATTCAATTTCTAAGCGATTCTCATCATCAAGTTTATGGTAG
- a CDS encoding extracellular solute-binding protein, with the protein MRRLGFFSLTLLVALFMILSGCVPSKTNSGNSPSKDNSDPDGPIEVSIFTPKFSSDADYSKDPFTKMVEEKFNMKIKWEYVNQDAAKEKRQLSLASGDYPDAYMLVTWVDNISKVDAQKYGKEGVFMPLNDLIKDHAPNIQKAMEDLPYLEKGMTAPDGNIYGLPLVNECYHCSVSGKMWINTEWLGNLNLEMPKTTEEFKSVLEAFKNDDPNGNGKKDEVPLSGETPKLGGNPIQFLMGAFIPNNGMDYINVSDGKLSLGAMQPEWKDGLNYVQSLYAEGLIDHGAFTQNAEAFKQLGTPEGDAILGAGAGQHSGIFVDLQSEHSKNYDVIPPLKGPKDAQYTSSNYGNVNNFAFAITDKAKGKKAEALIKLADYLYTEEGTIATTRGEEGVNWRKGEPEDIDLNGEQAKIVTIKQDPDLTDEEKEALKYGWGERGPLMLTRTIRDATATDIDEWSPEGYERRLFNATKKYDGFQPEEQFNFESAWVSPEDAEEVSLLKININKYIEENMVQFVTGSKNIDKEWDNYIDGFKALQVDRYLEIYQKAYDLE; encoded by the coding sequence ATGAGAAGGTTAGGATTTTTTAGTCTTACTCTATTAGTAGCACTTTTCATGATTCTTTCAGGGTGCGTACCTAGTAAGACTAATTCAGGAAATAGTCCTTCAAAGGATAATTCAGACCCAGATGGTCCAATAGAGGTATCTATTTTTACACCTAAATTTTCTAGCGATGCAGATTATAGTAAGGATCCATTTACGAAAATGGTTGAAGAAAAATTCAATATGAAAATTAAATGGGAGTATGTCAATCAAGATGCTGCAAAGGAAAAACGTCAATTATCGTTAGCAAGCGGGGATTACCCCGATGCATATATGTTAGTTACTTGGGTTGATAATATTTCGAAAGTAGATGCCCAAAAGTATGGTAAGGAAGGTGTCTTCATGCCATTAAATGATTTAATTAAAGATCACGCACCTAATATACAAAAGGCGATGGAAGACCTACCTTATTTGGAAAAAGGTATGACTGCTCCAGACGGTAATATTTACGGATTGCCATTAGTTAATGAATGCTATCATTGCTCAGTATCCGGGAAAATGTGGATTAATACAGAGTGGTTGGGGAATTTAAACTTAGAAATGCCGAAAACGACAGAAGAGTTTAAGAGTGTATTAGAGGCATTTAAGAATGATGACCCGAATGGAAATGGAAAAAAAGACGAAGTCCCTTTGAGTGGAGAAACTCCTAAGCTAGGTGGGAATCCTATTCAATTTTTAATGGGTGCCTTTATTCCGAATAACGGGATGGATTATATTAACGTCAGTGATGGAAAGTTATCATTGGGTGCCATGCAGCCGGAATGGAAAGATGGTTTGAACTATGTTCAATCATTATACGCAGAAGGACTAATCGATCACGGTGCATTTACACAAAATGCAGAGGCTTTTAAACAATTGGGGACACCTGAAGGAGATGCGATACTTGGAGCTGGTGCGGGGCAACACTCGGGCATCTTTGTAGACTTGCAATCCGAACACTCCAAAAACTATGATGTTATACCACCTTTAAAGGGACCTAAAGATGCTCAGTATACGTCGTCCAATTATGGAAACGTAAATAATTTTGCTTTCGCAATTACTGACAAAGCAAAAGGAAAAAAAGCGGAAGCCTTAATTAAATTAGCGGATTATTTATATACTGAAGAAGGTACAATTGCAACGACAAGAGGAGAAGAAGGGGTCAATTGGAGGAAGGGTGAGCCTGAAGATATTGATTTAAATGGTGAACAAGCAAAAATCGTAACCATTAAACAAGATCCAGATTTAACAGATGAAGAAAAAGAAGCTTTAAAGTACGGTTGGGGAGAAAGAGGCCCACTTATGTTGACGAGAACAATCAGAGACGCAACTGCGACTGATATAGATGAGTGGTCACCAGAAGGTTATGAGCGCAGATTGTTTAATGCAACTAAAAAATATGATGGGTTCCAACCAGAAGAACAATTCAATTTCGAATCAGCTTGGGTTAGTCCAGAAGATGCAGAAGAAGTTTCTTTGTTGAAAATCAATATTAATAAATATATTGAAGAAAATATGGTCCAATTTGTTACAGGCTCAAAGAATATTGATAAAGAATGGGATAATTATATTGATGGCTTTAAAGCATTGCAAGTCGATCGTTATCTAGAAATCTATCAAAAAGCATATGATTTAGAGTAA
- a CDS encoding carbohydrate ABC transporter permease, translating into MNAKTSIRIKESMGDRFFVGAIYVLLILVLIAVLYPLIYIVSASFSNPSAVTSGRVWLLPIDPTILGYTTVFKNPQIIQGFSNSLFYTVAGTLISVSITIMLAYPLSRTTFYGRKLIMIILVFTMIFDGGLIPLYLVVKNLNFIDTIWALLLPSALAVFQVIIARTFFQSTIPAELVEASEMDGCSDIGFIFRVVLPLAKPIIAVLVLMYAVMKWNMYFDALIYLKSEELFPLQIILRSILILNTDPSANIQEMLKLQGLKELMKYSLIVVSSLPVLILYPFVQKHFVKGMLIGSVKG; encoded by the coding sequence ATGAATGCAAAGACGAGTATAAGAATAAAAGAATCAATGGGCGATCGTTTTTTCGTTGGTGCAATTTACGTATTATTGATATTAGTTTTAATAGCCGTTCTGTATCCGCTTATTTATATAGTCAGTGCTTCATTCAGTAATCCATCTGCTGTAACATCTGGTCGAGTTTGGTTACTTCCGATAGATCCGACAATTTTAGGATATACAACAGTTTTTAAAAATCCACAAATTATTCAAGGTTTTTCGAACTCGCTGTTTTATACAGTTGCCGGCACATTAATAAGTGTAAGTATTACTATTATGCTAGCCTACCCACTCTCTAGGACAACGTTTTATGGACGCAAACTTATTATGATCATTCTTGTGTTTACAATGATTTTTGACGGCGGTTTAATCCCATTGTATCTGGTTGTAAAAAATTTGAACTTTATCGATACGATCTGGGCACTTTTACTACCTTCAGCTCTTGCTGTTTTCCAAGTTATCATTGCTCGTACGTTTTTCCAGTCAACCATTCCAGCAGAGTTAGTGGAGGCAAGTGAAATGGATGGTTGTAGCGATATTGGATTTATCTTTAGGGTTGTCTTACCATTAGCAAAGCCGATCATCGCTGTACTTGTGTTGATGTATGCAGTGATGAAATGGAATATGTATTTCGATGCATTAATCTATTTAAAATCGGAAGAACTATTTCCATTACAAATTATTTTAAGGAGTATCCTAATTTTGAATACTGACCCATCTGCAAATATTCAAGAAATGTTGAAGTTGCAAGGACTAAAAGAGTTAATGAAATACTCTTTAATTGTCGTTTCGAGTCTACCAGTTTTGATCCTCTATCCTTTTGTTCAAAAGCATTTTGTTAAAGGAATGTTAATCGGATCAGTAAAAGGGTGA